ATTTTGACCAAATTTAATTAATTATAAATTTCGTAAAATAAAGAAGAGCAATACAATGAGAAGAAGAAGCATAATTCCGTATCGCCCGAAAAGGAATTCCGTCAATTTTGGAAAGCGGTTTCGCAGTGACGTATTATAATAAATCAAAGCAACTACTGTAAATGGTAGCGCTACAACCAATAATGCATTATAGGAAAACGCTTTGGCAATATTAAAATGAAGCAGCTCATG
This DNA window, taken from Kaistella carnis, encodes the following:
- a CDS encoding DUF2752 domain-containing protein, translating into MIQKKIQFSLIFITLILVGFTYYWYSPTHYQFFPKCVFKSVTGLSCPGCGAQRATHELLHFNIAKAFSYNALLVVALPFTVVALIYYNTSLRNRFPKLTEFLFGRYGIMLLLLIVLLFFILRNL